The following DNA comes from Cellulophaga sp. HaHa_2_95.
AAAGCTAAGGTGTCAGAAAAAATATCTACAGTAAACCCTAAGAAAAATGAGATGATTATAAATACAGCTCTGTTTTGTTTAATGGGGTACCAATATAAAAACAGGATATAAATTATCGGATTTATAAAACCCCAGAAATTAATATTATTACAAATTAAGACCTGAGCCAAAACAAGCATAATAAAGCGGACGATATTTATAAAGTAATATTTACTTGCCATTTGTAGCTGCAGATTCTAATTCTTCAAGTACAACACGGTTTGTGTTGTTAATGATATACACATTTTTAAGATTTGACATATCATTAAAAAGTGAAATATTTATTGTGTACGAACTTTTGGAAACATCTAATCCAAAACTTTTTATAGTTCCTATTGGAATATTTTCAGGAAAAATACTAGAGGCAGCCCCCGTTAGAATAGTGTCACCAACTTTAATAGGTATACGTCTAGGGATATCTATAAGTTGTACGGTATTGAAATCTTTAGTGTCCCAAATTAGAGACCCAAAATTATCTGTATTTTTTAGTTTAGCATTCAGATTAGATTTTCGGTTTAAAATGCTCTGTACTCTTGAAAATTTACCACTTGTATTTTCTATAATTCCAAGAATTCCATTAGGTGTAATAACACCCATATCTTGTTTAATACCGTCTTTAGATCCTTTATTAAGGGTAATATAGTTGTCTAAGTTAGAATAACTGTTTTTGATGATTTTAGCAGATATGATTGTAAAATCTAATAAGGTACTATCTAGTGCTACACTATCTATAGCTACTTCTTCATTGTATTCGTTATTGATAATAATGCGCCTTAAACGCATGTTTTCATCTACTAATTTCTGATTTTCTTTTTCTAGGTTGAAATAAGAAAAAATACCGTTGGTAGTTTTGTAAACGCCACCAGTTAGCCAATTAGCAGAATTAAAAAATTTTGATTGGTGATAGGAATGCGATT
Coding sequences within:
- the mreC gene encoding rod shape-determining protein MreC, with protein sequence MQQIINFIFRNKNLLLYLFLLFISLAFTIQSHSYHQSKFFNSANWLTGGVYKTTNGIFSYFNLEKENQKLVDENMRLRRIIINNEYNEEVAIDSVALDSTLLDFTIISAKIIKNSYSNLDNYITLNKGSKDGIKQDMGVITPNGILGIIENTSGKFSRVQSILNRKSNLNAKLKNTDNFGSLIWDTKDFNTVQLIDIPRRIPIKVGDTILTGAASSIFPENIPIGTIKSFGLDVSKSSYTINISLFNDMSNLKNVYIINNTNRVVLEELESAATNGK